Proteins encoded in a region of the Candidatus Moanabacter tarae genome:
- the surE gene encoding 5'-nucleotidase SurE, with protein MKILLTNDDGYDSPFLRIAIRCARSWGELTVVVPSNEQSWMGKRMTRQGELRKTLVEIEGEEVHCFSGSPADCVNFGIYHLFEEKPDLVVSGINIGKNTGLGYVLSSGTVGACLEANIAGVPGVAFSQEVARDVYRHWSDHREIPEEAGVRLSPRLRKFVSDAYELLSIRADFPIDPVTWNFNFPSRPADNCELKKATIGHTFYGSYFDDLDGVFSHARKFEQPVFDRREEADGLLLELGHASMARIDIRDFGQDTNW; from the coding sequence ATGAAAATCCTTCTGACTAACGATGATGGTTATGATTCGCCTTTCCTAAGGATAGCAATTCGCTGTGCGCGGAGTTGGGGGGAGCTAACGGTAGTTGTACCAAGCAATGAGCAGAGTTGGATGGGGAAAAGGATGACTCGTCAAGGTGAGCTTAGAAAGACTTTGGTAGAGATCGAGGGAGAGGAAGTTCACTGTTTCAGCGGGAGCCCTGCAGATTGTGTAAACTTCGGGATATATCATCTTTTCGAAGAGAAGCCTGATTTAGTGGTGTCTGGAATCAATATAGGGAAAAACACTGGGTTGGGTTATGTCCTATCATCGGGCACGGTGGGGGCGTGTTTGGAGGCCAATATAGCCGGTGTTCCAGGTGTTGCATTTTCTCAGGAAGTGGCGAGAGATGTCTATAGACATTGGAGCGATCATCGGGAGATTCCCGAGGAGGCTGGTGTTCGCTTGTCCCCACGGTTGAGGAAATTTGTTAGTGATGCTTACGAGCTTCTTTCAATCCGTGCCGACTTTCCGATAGATCCAGTAACTTGGAATTTTAACTTTCCCTCCCGTCCGGCGGACAATTGTGAATTGAAGAAAGCCACGATTGGCCATACTTTTTACGGGTCCTATTTTGACGATCTCGATGGTGTGTTTTCGCATGCCCGAAAGTTTGAGCAACCGGTTTTTGACCGAAGAGAGGAGGCTGATGGTCTTCTCCTCGAACTAGGGCACGCCAGTATGGCTCGAATTGATATACGGGATTTTGGGCAAGATACGAATTGGTAG
- the actP gene encoding Cation/acetate symporter ActP, whose product MTVQTWTYLFVAVTFCLYLGIALWSRVRDTKGFYVAGRGVPAAANGMATAADWMSAASFISMAGLVSTMGYAGGVYLMGWTGGFVLLSLLIAPYLRKFGHYTVPDFVGDRFPSVGGKEKTSITVGASVMRRLSQNPARLVAVLCAIFISFTYVAGQMRGVGVVFSRFLEVDINVGVLIGMSIVFIYATLGGMKGITWTQVAQYWVLITAFLIPAFAISFKLTGTHLPQAGLGGTLLDSGVLLLEKLDQVQQDLGFFRYTEAFTGGWSKANVLLVTFALMAGTAGLPHVIVRFYTVRSPRAARWSGFWALFFIACLYLTAPAIAGFSRTYMLQTLNEASAGDLPQWFNSWQKTGLILWLDDGDGLVRYSAGQDNEIFRRGALGEPEFIEVMQQHQLWIDTGGARGKDGRMVLRLLGLSGPDRDIIVLATPEMAELSNWIIAFVAAGGLAAALSTASGLLLVISSSVAHDLYFRVIRPEATEKMRLRVGRSVIGVAVIVAGIFGIYPPGFVSQVVAFAFGLAAASFFPVIVLGIFSKRVGTFPAVCGMLVGISFTAYYILGTVFFDMERWTFGVFSQGISPQGIGTIGMILNFTVTGLVTQFTAPPSSEVQSMVDSIREPEGSSPAGDID is encoded by the coding sequence ATGACGGTTCAGACTTGGACTTACCTTTTTGTCGCTGTGACTTTCTGCCTCTACCTCGGCATTGCCTTGTGGAGTCGGGTTCGCGACACGAAAGGATTCTATGTTGCCGGGCGCGGTGTACCGGCTGCGGCAAACGGGATGGCCACTGCAGCAGATTGGATGAGTGCAGCCTCCTTCATTTCAATGGCAGGCTTAGTTTCAACCATGGGTTACGCCGGTGGGGTTTATCTGATGGGGTGGACAGGAGGATTTGTCCTGTTGTCATTACTAATTGCACCTTATTTGCGGAAATTTGGGCATTATACTGTTCCTGATTTCGTGGGTGATCGATTTCCTTCGGTGGGAGGCAAAGAAAAAACATCGATAACTGTTGGCGCTTCAGTGATGAGGCGACTGAGCCAAAATCCAGCTCGTTTGGTGGCTGTTTTGTGTGCGATCTTCATCAGTTTTACCTACGTTGCTGGGCAGATGCGTGGGGTGGGCGTAGTGTTCTCCCGTTTTCTGGAAGTGGATATAAACGTTGGTGTCTTGATTGGAATGTCGATCGTATTCATTTATGCTACATTGGGAGGGATGAAGGGAATTACCTGGACCCAAGTCGCACAGTATTGGGTTCTTATCACGGCTTTTCTCATTCCTGCTTTCGCCATTTCTTTTAAATTAACCGGAACACATTTACCACAGGCCGGTTTGGGTGGAACATTATTGGATAGTGGAGTTTTACTCCTCGAGAAACTCGATCAGGTCCAACAAGATCTCGGATTTTTTCGTTATACGGAGGCGTTTACCGGAGGATGGAGCAAAGCAAATGTCCTATTAGTAACTTTTGCCCTTATGGCGGGAACCGCTGGCCTTCCCCATGTTATTGTCCGCTTTTATACTGTCCGCTCGCCACGGGCGGCTAGGTGGAGTGGGTTTTGGGCTCTTTTCTTCATTGCCTGTCTTTATCTCACCGCGCCTGCTATTGCGGGATTTTCCCGGACATACATGTTGCAAACACTCAATGAGGCCTCTGCTGGGGACCTTCCACAATGGTTTAATAGTTGGCAAAAAACAGGGCTTATTCTCTGGTTAGACGACGGTGACGGGTTGGTTAGGTATTCTGCCGGACAGGACAACGAAATATTTAGGCGCGGTGCCTTGGGAGAGCCTGAATTCATTGAAGTAATGCAGCAGCATCAGCTCTGGATCGACACTGGAGGCGCCAGGGGTAAAGACGGACGGATGGTTCTCAGGTTATTAGGCCTGAGTGGTCCGGATCGGGATATTATCGTTCTGGCGACCCCTGAGATGGCAGAGTTGTCTAATTGGATAATAGCTTTCGTTGCTGCCGGTGGGTTAGCAGCAGCCCTGTCGACTGCTAGTGGATTGCTCTTGGTAATTTCATCATCCGTGGCGCACGATCTCTATTTCCGGGTTATTCGGCCTGAGGCAACCGAAAAAATGCGTCTTAGGGTTGGGCGTTCGGTCATTGGTGTCGCGGTAATTGTGGCGGGGATTTTCGGTATATACCCGCCCGGGTTTGTCAGTCAAGTGGTGGCATTTGCCTTCGGCCTGGCTGCTGCAAGTTTCTTTCCTGTTATTGTCCTTGGCATCTTTAGCAAGCGGGTTGGGACTTTTCCCGCGGTGTGCGGAATGTTAGTTGGGATTTCCTTCACAGCCTACTATATTTTGGGTACGGTCTTTTTCGACATGGAGCGTTGGACCTTCGGAGTGTTTTCTCAGGGGATTAGTCCGCAAGGTATAGGAACCATTGGAATGATCCTCAATTTTACTGTAACCGGTTTGGTAACGCAGTTTACTGCACCACCAAGTTCAGAGGTTCAGAGCATGGTGGATAGCATTCGCGAGCCCGAAGGCTCCTCTCCTGCGGGTGATATCGATTAA
- the acs gene encoding Acetyl-coenzyme A synthetase, producing MGHPTPSDDNKSQWFDFIKEVTANPSIPFDHHWSKFQQIFERQAPPDGPPPVWYPREEEFSSSNLAQIMLDLGIDNYSDLHTWSINNRPAFWQYVIQHLGIAFEKPPDRILDLTNGVSDPRWLPGAKMNITDSCFQVPGDKTAIVSGKEGLSDLTVTTYGELESLVNRFANGIRDHGLAKGDAIGIYMPMTMPCVAAYLGTVRSGCQVVSIADSFSPDEVRTRMEIAGAKVILTVDQYYRAGRNIRLYDNVKEAGIKRAIVIEGDNKAELKKDDITWEDFLSKETSFTSVTDDPYQYSNILFSSGTTGTPKAIPWTHLTPIKCAMDGHFHGDLSPNDIASWPSNIGWMMGPWLIYASLLNHAAMALYEGAPIGPSFTCFVEKARVSFLGVVPSLVRTWRTQRAIEGGDWTGIRIFASTGEPSNREDYLWLMSKTGYRAPVIEYLGGTEIGGGHITGSVVHPASPATFTTPSLGLDFIILDDNDQPVGENEIGELYLIPPSIGLSQNLLNKDHEEEYYTGCPNGPDGEVLRRHGDTIARLPKGFFRAQGRSDDTMNLSGIKVSSLELERIIDTHDSVYQSAAVAVQPSGEGAEKLVIFAVLILIRDCKTLQGELQTLIGKFLNPLFRIHDLVIIDSLPRTESNKITRRSLRAQYLSYK from the coding sequence ATGGGACACCCGACACCATCAGACGACAACAAATCACAATGGTTCGACTTCATCAAAGAAGTCACAGCAAATCCCTCAATCCCTTTCGATCATCACTGGTCGAAATTTCAACAAATCTTCGAGAGGCAGGCCCCACCCGATGGACCTCCCCCCGTCTGGTATCCTCGAGAAGAGGAGTTCTCTTCAAGCAACCTTGCCCAGATAATGCTAGATCTCGGCATAGACAATTACTCAGACCTTCATACTTGGTCCATCAATAATCGTCCTGCCTTTTGGCAGTATGTCATTCAGCATCTCGGCATTGCCTTCGAAAAACCACCGGACCGTATACTTGATCTGACTAATGGAGTGAGTGACCCTCGCTGGCTTCCCGGTGCAAAAATGAATATTACAGACAGCTGTTTCCAAGTACCAGGAGACAAAACCGCAATCGTTTCTGGCAAGGAGGGATTATCAGATCTAACCGTTACCACCTACGGAGAGCTAGAATCTCTGGTCAATCGATTCGCCAATGGAATTAGAGACCATGGCTTAGCGAAAGGTGATGCTATCGGAATTTACATGCCCATGACGATGCCTTGTGTCGCCGCGTATTTGGGCACAGTCCGTTCCGGCTGCCAGGTCGTTTCTATTGCCGATAGCTTTTCCCCTGACGAAGTCCGGACTCGTATGGAAATCGCTGGAGCCAAAGTGATCTTAACAGTCGATCAATATTATAGGGCGGGTAGAAATATCCGGCTCTACGATAATGTTAAAGAAGCTGGAATCAAACGAGCCATCGTAATCGAAGGGGATAACAAAGCAGAACTCAAAAAAGACGATATTACCTGGGAAGACTTTCTCTCAAAAGAGACCTCCTTCACATCCGTAACGGACGATCCCTACCAATATTCGAACATCTTATTCTCTTCCGGCACCACTGGAACACCCAAAGCGATACCATGGACCCATCTGACACCAATCAAATGTGCTATGGACGGCCATTTTCATGGAGATCTGAGCCCAAATGATATAGCCAGCTGGCCCTCTAATATCGGCTGGATGATGGGCCCCTGGCTTATTTATGCGTCACTCCTCAATCACGCCGCGATGGCACTCTACGAGGGGGCTCCTATTGGTCCTTCCTTCACATGTTTCGTTGAGAAAGCTAGGGTTTCTTTTCTCGGTGTCGTTCCCTCACTCGTTCGCACCTGGCGGACACAGCGGGCAATAGAGGGTGGTGACTGGACAGGAATTCGAATATTTGCTTCTACCGGTGAGCCGTCGAACCGCGAAGACTATCTATGGCTAATGAGCAAGACCGGATATCGCGCGCCAGTAATTGAGTACCTTGGCGGGACTGAGATAGGAGGTGGACATATAACGGGATCAGTAGTCCATCCAGCTTCTCCAGCTACTTTCACAACTCCCTCGCTTGGACTTGATTTTATCATCCTCGACGATAATGACCAACCAGTTGGAGAGAATGAAATAGGAGAACTCTATCTTATCCCACCTTCCATTGGGCTATCGCAGAACCTGCTGAATAAGGATCACGAGGAGGAATACTACACGGGTTGTCCAAACGGCCCAGACGGAGAAGTACTTAGACGGCATGGTGACACAATTGCCCGTCTCCCAAAAGGATTTTTTAGAGCCCAAGGCCGATCTGATGACACCATGAATCTGAGTGGTATAAAAGTTAGCTCCCTTGAACTGGAACGGATTATCGATACTCACGATTCGGTTTATCAGAGCGCTGCTGTCGCAGTGCAACCCAGTGGAGAAGGAGCTGAGAAATTAGTAATATTTGCGGTCCTTATATTGATAAGAGATTGCAAGACCCTCCAAGGAGAACTGCAGACTCTGATTGGGAAATTCCTCAACCCACTTTTTAGAATTCACGATCTAGTTATCATTGATAGTCTACCACGTACTGAATCCAACAAAATAACACGCCGCTCTCTTAGAGCCCAATATCTTTCATATAAATGA
- the groS gene encoding 10 kDa chaperonin, with protein MKPKIKPLGDRILIAAVEESEQVKGGIIIPDTAKEKPQEAEVVALGTGKKDDNGKVIGFAVKVGDRVIVSKYGGTEVKFDDKEYSLVREDDILGIIG; from the coding sequence ATGAAACCTAAGATTAAACCTCTCGGAGACCGCATTCTGATTGCCGCGGTTGAAGAAAGCGAACAAGTGAAAGGCGGAATCATTATTCCCGATACGGCCAAAGAGAAGCCTCAGGAAGCTGAAGTGGTTGCTTTGGGAACGGGAAAAAAGGATGACAATGGAAAAGTCATCGGATTCGCAGTCAAAGTTGGAGATCGAGTGATTGTCAGCAAGTATGGAGGGACCGAGGTCAAGTTTGACGACAAGGAGTACTCTCTAGTGCGTGAGGACGATATCCTCGGAATAATCGGTTAA
- the mleN_2 gene encoding Malate-2H(+)/Na(+)-lactate antiporter: MLYYPTFVKSHKLRLSLAWVLWGSCFFFAKSDIEIRAIWPSVIALGLVLLIRRVLTGLMAGGAAGVVILEGGDLLSAFAAFFSEHLVPSLQDSWKVGALIFTLLLGGFVSLVERGGGFNGLVTRFLLRGKHPARRLQWTTMVVGLVLFFDGLANSMLVGRMMRSLADFCGVSRVKLAYIVDSTSSTVACVAFVSTWIATQLAMIREGYVMAGRAEEAAPYALFFESIPFNFYCLFTLILLAVSIRRNFNPGAMGCFEGVDREEDKVGQEHRIFLGGDDEVVLDEIKSSHWVRAILPIFVLVASLLFGVYLVGTEQAWPITAVKLVGAFGSDQVVNVLLWSSALASLIAFSLYPRGVEWELPSVVFLEGVKALFVPVLILVGAWILSSTLTQLQAAEVISSLLGGHLPIFAIPASVFLLGALISFSTGSAWGTMIILMPLAVTLLFGLSGDAVLESERGTLAAVVGAVFSGAVFGDHCSPISDTTIVSSIACEVEPHDHVRTQLPYALIAAFAALILGFLPVGFGLSPWISLLLGLSVLPIVPTIFTLTMRPQ; encoded by the coding sequence GTGTTGTATTATCCTACTTTTGTGAAGAGTCATAAATTGCGTTTATCTCTCGCTTGGGTTCTTTGGGGATCCTGTTTTTTCTTTGCGAAATCTGATATTGAGATACGGGCAATTTGGCCTAGCGTCATTGCACTGGGACTCGTTCTTTTAATCCGACGAGTTTTAACCGGATTGATGGCAGGGGGAGCTGCAGGAGTTGTCATTCTCGAGGGTGGAGATCTACTATCTGCATTTGCTGCTTTCTTTTCAGAGCACTTAGTGCCGTCGTTACAAGACAGCTGGAAGGTTGGAGCCCTCATTTTCACTCTCCTTCTCGGGGGATTTGTCTCCTTAGTTGAGAGAGGAGGTGGCTTCAACGGATTGGTAACTCGATTTCTTCTTCGTGGCAAGCACCCGGCCCGAAGGTTACAGTGGACTACAATGGTCGTCGGTCTCGTCCTCTTCTTTGATGGGCTAGCAAATAGTATGTTGGTTGGACGAATGATGCGAAGTTTAGCTGACTTCTGCGGTGTCTCTAGGGTCAAGCTAGCTTATATAGTCGATTCAACAAGTTCCACGGTTGCTTGTGTAGCCTTTGTGTCGACTTGGATAGCTACGCAGTTGGCGATGATACGAGAGGGGTATGTAATGGCCGGACGCGCCGAAGAGGCTGCTCCCTATGCTCTCTTTTTTGAATCGATACCGTTCAACTTTTATTGCCTCTTCACCCTCATACTTCTCGCAGTTTCAATTAGGCGGAATTTCAACCCTGGTGCGATGGGGTGCTTTGAAGGAGTGGATCGGGAGGAAGATAAAGTAGGTCAGGAGCACCGGATTTTTCTTGGAGGAGATGATGAGGTAGTTCTGGATGAAATCAAATCGTCTCACTGGGTTCGTGCGATTTTACCTATATTTGTTTTGGTCGCTTCCTTGCTTTTTGGTGTTTATCTAGTTGGGACGGAGCAGGCATGGCCAATAACGGCAGTAAAGCTTGTGGGAGCTTTCGGGAGCGACCAGGTAGTGAATGTGCTCCTATGGTCCAGCGCTTTGGCCTCCTTAATTGCTTTTTCTCTTTATCCGCGTGGTGTCGAATGGGAATTGCCCTCGGTTGTGTTCTTGGAAGGAGTAAAGGCTCTTTTTGTACCCGTTTTGATTTTGGTAGGGGCGTGGATCCTGAGTAGTACGCTTACTCAGTTACAAGCGGCGGAAGTCATTTCCAGCCTTTTGGGGGGACATCTCCCAATCTTTGCTATACCTGCCTCGGTGTTTCTTCTTGGAGCTTTAATCTCATTCTCCACAGGTTCCGCATGGGGAACAATGATTATTCTTATGCCCTTGGCGGTTACACTGCTTTTTGGGTTGAGTGGTGACGCTGTTTTGGAGTCGGAGAGAGGAACTCTCGCAGCGGTGGTCGGCGCAGTTTTTAGCGGGGCTGTTTTTGGTGACCACTGTTCTCCTATAAGTGACACAACTATCGTCTCTTCAATTGCCTGTGAAGTAGAGCCACATGATCATGTTCGAACCCAATTGCCTTATGCCTTAATTGCTGCCTTTGCCGCGTTGATTTTAGGGTTTTTACCGGTGGGTTTCGGATTAAGCCCTTGGATTTCTTTACTTCTGGGGCTGAGTGTTCTCCCAATTGTCCCCACTATTTTCACGCTTACGATGAGACCTCAATGA
- the dnaK gene encoding Chaperone protein DnaK, producing MAVMEGGEPVVIPNSEGARTTPSVVAFGKNDERLVGQAAKRQAVTNPENTIFSAKRLIGRKYEEVQEEAEHLPYKIVKGKNGDASIECEADGKTEQFAPEQISSMVLAKLKADAEAYLGEKVTEAVITVPAYFNDAQRQAAKDAGTIAGLEVKRIINEPTAASLAYGLDKKNDEVIAVYDLGGGTYDISILEIGDGVFEVKATNGDTHLGGDNWDATIIDWLVDEFESDTGIDLKQDPMALQRLKEEAEKAKIALSSTQQTDINLPFITADASGPKHLNVNLTRAKLEQLCDGLFERTVAPFRSCLEDAELNAGDIQELVMVGGMTRSPKVHEVAKGLAGKEPHKGVNPDEVVAVGAAIQGAVLQGDVDSVLLLDVTPLTLSIETEGGIATPMIERNTTIPTKKAQIYSTAADNQPSVDIRILQGERPMAKDNKVLGNFRLDGIPPAPRGMPQIEVTYDIDANGILDVTAKDMGTGRDQKISITNSSGLSQEEIDRMRGEAEAHASEDSKLKEEVEVRNKLDTLIYQTEKLVKENGEKIPEDTQKTVGELIKEAQTAIESNSVEKMNAALEKLQNDKTLQEAVAQMYAQAQAGATPEAGSAGSAAAPEANPGSGSDGSASDDSVVDADFEMVDDEKDK from the coding sequence ATGGCCGTGATGGAGGGAGGGGAGCCCGTCGTGATTCCCAATTCGGAAGGAGCTCGAACGACCCCTTCTGTTGTTGCGTTCGGGAAAAATGATGAACGTCTTGTGGGACAGGCTGCGAAGAGGCAGGCAGTCACTAATCCTGAAAATACTATATTCTCAGCGAAGCGTCTGATTGGACGAAAGTATGAGGAAGTACAGGAGGAAGCCGAGCATCTTCCTTATAAGATCGTCAAAGGTAAGAATGGAGATGCCAGTATCGAATGTGAGGCTGATGGTAAGACTGAGCAGTTTGCACCGGAACAGATCTCGTCAATGGTATTAGCTAAGTTGAAGGCTGATGCAGAGGCCTACCTGGGAGAAAAGGTGACTGAGGCCGTCATCACGGTTCCTGCTTATTTCAATGATGCACAGCGGCAAGCGGCAAAAGATGCGGGTACCATTGCGGGTCTCGAAGTCAAGAGGATCATTAACGAACCAACGGCTGCTTCTCTAGCCTACGGATTGGACAAAAAAAATGACGAGGTTATTGCTGTATACGATTTAGGTGGAGGAACTTACGACATTTCTATTCTTGAGATCGGCGACGGTGTTTTTGAGGTCAAAGCAACCAATGGCGATACACATTTGGGAGGAGACAATTGGGATGCTACTATCATTGATTGGCTGGTGGATGAATTCGAGAGTGACACCGGGATAGATCTGAAACAGGACCCGATGGCGCTGCAGCGTCTAAAGGAGGAGGCAGAAAAGGCTAAAATTGCCCTCTCTTCGACCCAACAGACAGATATAAATCTACCTTTTATCACAGCTGATGCGAGTGGGCCCAAGCATCTCAATGTCAATTTAACTCGAGCGAAACTTGAGCAACTCTGTGATGGGCTGTTTGAGCGTACCGTGGCTCCTTTCCGCAGTTGTCTAGAAGATGCGGAGTTAAATGCCGGAGATATTCAGGAGCTTGTGATGGTTGGGGGCATGACTCGTAGCCCCAAAGTCCATGAAGTGGCCAAGGGACTAGCGGGTAAAGAGCCTCACAAGGGGGTTAATCCCGACGAAGTAGTTGCGGTAGGTGCCGCTATTCAAGGTGCTGTTCTACAAGGTGACGTAGATTCTGTCCTGCTTTTGGATGTTACGCCATTAACCCTGAGTATCGAAACTGAAGGGGGAATCGCAACTCCCATGATCGAGCGTAATACGACCATTCCGACGAAGAAAGCGCAGATCTACTCTACTGCTGCGGATAATCAACCCAGCGTAGATATTCGTATTCTCCAGGGAGAACGCCCCATGGCTAAGGATAACAAAGTGCTGGGTAATTTTCGTCTAGATGGGATTCCTCCAGCTCCGCGCGGGATGCCCCAAATTGAGGTGACCTACGACATCGATGCAAATGGGATTCTCGATGTAACGGCAAAGGACATGGGAACGGGACGCGATCAGAAGATTTCTATTACCAATTCCTCTGGGTTGAGTCAGGAAGAGATTGACAGGATGCGAGGGGAGGCGGAAGCCCATGCTTCAGAAGACAGTAAACTGAAGGAGGAGGTAGAGGTTCGAAATAAGCTCGATACCCTAATTTATCAGACAGAGAAGTTGGTCAAAGAAAACGGTGAAAAAATTCCAGAAGATACACAGAAGACGGTTGGGGAATTGATTAAGGAAGCACAAACAGCAATCGAATCCAACAGTGTTGAAAAGATGAACGCTGCATTGGAAAAACTTCAAAATGACAAGACCTTGCAGGAAGCGGTCGCGCAAATGTATGCCCAGGCGCAAGCCGGTGCTACACCCGAGGCAGGTTCAGCCGGTTCCGCTGCAGCTCCTGAGGCAAACCCCGGTTCTGGATCGGATGGAAGTGCAAGTGACGATAGTGTGGTCGATGCTGATTTCGAAATGGTTGATGACGAGAAGGATAAATAA
- the groL gene encoding 60 kDa chaperonin translates to MAKQILFDEDARKKILQGVETLSSAVKVTLGPKGRNVVIDKKFGSPTVTKDGVTVAKEIELQDPYENMGTQMVREVASKTSDSAGDGTTTATILAESIYREGLKNVAAGANPIYLKRGIDKAVAAAVASMTRSSKKVSDREEVRSVATVSANWDTEIGDIIADAMDRVGKDGTITVEEAKSIDTSLDVVEGMQFDKGYLSPYFTTDTESMEAVLEDAYILIHEKKISTLNDMLPLLQTVAKSGKPFLIVAEDVEGEALATLVVNKLRGTLQVCGVKAPGFGDRRKAMLEDIAVLTGGRCLTEDLGIKLENVQLSDLGRAKRVTVDKENTTIVEGAGKASDIQGRVKQIRRQIEESTSDYDTEKLQERLAKLAGGVAVINVGAATEPEMKEKKARVEDALHATRAAVEEGIVAGGGVALLRTAKAIENADLQDDEAIGAQIVRRAIESPLRQLCENAGVEGSLVVQHVLKSRGNNGYNVTTGDYEDLVKSGVVDPTKVTRTGLQNAASVAGLLLTTEALVTDIPEKEAPAGPPPGGPDMGGMGGMGGMM, encoded by the coding sequence ATGGCTAAACAGATTTTATTTGACGAAGACGCTCGGAAGAAAATTCTTCAAGGAGTTGAAACGCTATCCAGTGCGGTCAAAGTAACCTTGGGTCCAAAGGGACGCAATGTTGTGATCGACAAAAAGTTTGGATCACCCACCGTGACCAAAGACGGTGTTACGGTGGCCAAAGAGATCGAGCTGCAAGATCCATACGAAAATATGGGTACACAAATGGTTCGGGAGGTTGCTTCCAAGACTTCGGATTCAGCTGGAGACGGCACCACTACGGCTACCATTTTGGCGGAATCGATCTATCGAGAAGGCTTGAAAAACGTTGCTGCTGGAGCAAATCCAATTTATCTCAAGCGCGGCATCGACAAAGCAGTTGCTGCTGCGGTGGCATCAATGACAAGGTCCTCCAAAAAAGTGAGTGATCGCGAGGAGGTAAGAAGTGTTGCGACGGTATCCGCCAACTGGGACACGGAGATCGGAGATATCATTGCCGATGCCATGGACAGAGTTGGGAAAGACGGTACTATTACTGTCGAGGAAGCCAAGAGTATCGATACCTCGCTTGATGTGGTTGAGGGAATGCAGTTCGACAAGGGCTATCTTAGTCCCTACTTCACGACTGATACGGAATCGATGGAGGCAGTATTGGAGGATGCTTACATTCTTATTCACGAGAAAAAGATTAGCACCCTTAATGATATGCTTCCTTTGCTCCAGACGGTTGCCAAGAGTGGTAAACCGTTCCTGATAGTAGCCGAAGATGTTGAAGGCGAGGCATTGGCGACTCTAGTGGTGAATAAGCTTAGAGGAACCCTTCAGGTTTGCGGTGTGAAAGCTCCGGGCTTCGGAGATCGTCGTAAGGCCATGTTAGAAGACATCGCGGTTCTTACTGGTGGTCGTTGTCTGACTGAGGACCTCGGCATTAAGTTAGAAAACGTGCAGTTGAGTGACCTTGGAAGAGCAAAGCGAGTGACGGTTGACAAGGAGAATACCACGATTGTCGAAGGGGCTGGAAAAGCTTCGGACATTCAGGGTCGAGTGAAACAGATTCGCAGGCAGATTGAGGAGTCCACTAGTGACTACGATACTGAGAAGCTTCAGGAACGCCTAGCGAAACTAGCAGGTGGCGTTGCCGTAATTAACGTTGGGGCAGCCACTGAACCTGAAATGAAGGAGAAAAAGGCTAGAGTAGAAGATGCTCTTCACGCCACTCGGGCTGCGGTCGAAGAAGGAATCGTTGCTGGTGGCGGAGTTGCATTGCTCAGAACAGCTAAGGCAATTGAGAATGCCGATTTACAAGACGATGAAGCGATTGGTGCCCAAATCGTGCGACGAGCAATAGAGTCGCCCCTGAGGCAGCTCTGTGAGAACGCCGGTGTGGAAGGTTCCCTGGTTGTGCAGCACGTTCTCAAGTCACGTGGCAACAACGGCTATAATGTGACCACGGGTGATTACGAGGACCTGGTCAAGTCAGGTGTTGTCGATCCTACTAAGGTGACGCGTACGGGGCTGCAAAATGCAGCTTCTGTTGCTGGGTTACTTCTAACAACAGAAGCCTTAGTTACCGATATTCCTGAGAAGGAAGCCCCAGCAGGCCCGCCCCCAGGTGGTCCCGATATGGGCGGTATGGGCGGTATGGGTGGCATGATGTAG